The proteins below come from a single Candidatus Rokuibacteriota bacterium genomic window:
- a CDS encoding PEP-CTERM sorting domain-containing protein (PEP-CTERM proteins occur, often in large numbers, in the proteomes of bacteria that also encode an exosortase, a predicted intramembrane cysteine proteinase. The presence of a PEP-CTERM domain at a protein's C-terminus predicts cleavage within the sorting domain, followed by covalent anchoring to some some component of the (usually Gram-negative) cell surface. Many PEP-CTERM proteins exhibit an unusual sequence composition that includes large numbers of potential glycosylation sites. Expression of one such protein has been shown restore the ability of a bacterium to form floc, a type of biofilm.), with the protein MKASEKAMWVALSLSALLLLHGQAYALSIGQGIYHAKYNDAEALYTGAGPGALGVPLPPPGTAFAVGQVLRGISVLNAFQFHPGHGGVPPTTWDSTVDEVNSVTYDLVVTRVSPLAPGFAEVGFMPAGFFPYVDTNVQAGTIAATALGGFGGHNDLYVDTKTAGTYTAYSDFPGSSAFLPGGAGAGKHSAAMAAGDAYPGINTAADADVLLTETVFAPLPAGLMVAGGGCFFCLPTEVLNAQVFFGPGGITAGTGKGFLNIIGGPFGPTVLPGGIPADVLASYDSTGALTPALAAALGFDMSIVVNFGAPPAVGVGATPWNAGTEDPIHFTVVPEPTSMLLFGTMLVGLGAAGRRRLRRRAK; encoded by the coding sequence ATGAAGGCAAGCGAGAAGGCAATGTGGGTCGCTCTGAGCCTCAGCGCGTTGCTGTTGCTGCACGGGCAAGCCTATGCCCTCTCCATCGGGCAGGGCATATACCACGCCAAGTACAATGACGCGGAAGCTCTGTATACCGGCGCTGGTCCGGGCGCACTCGGTGTACCGCTTCCACCACCTGGCACCGCCTTCGCCGTGGGACAAGTTCTGCGCGGCATCTCGGTCTTGAACGCATTTCAGTTCCACCCCGGGCACGGGGGCGTTCCGCCAACCACCTGGGATTCCACAGTAGATGAGGTCAACTCTGTCACGTATGACCTCGTGGTCACCCGGGTCAGCCCGCTTGCCCCGGGCTTTGCCGAAGTCGGCTTCATGCCGGCGGGGTTCTTCCCATACGTGGATACGAACGTACAGGCTGGGACTATCGCCGCAACAGCCCTTGGGGGGTTCGGCGGGCATAACGATCTCTATGTGGACACGAAGACAGCCGGCACGTATACGGCCTATTCAGACTTTCCTGGATCCTCCGCATTCCTTCCGGGTGGCGCCGGTGCCGGGAAGCACAGCGCGGCAATGGCTGCCGGGGACGCCTACCCCGGCATCAACACGGCAGCAGATGCGGATGTGCTCCTGACAGAGACGGTATTTGCTCCCCTCCCCGCTGGTCTCATGGTTGCCGGTGGGGGGTGCTTCTTCTGTCTTCCCACCGAGGTGCTCAACGCGCAGGTATTTTTTGGCCCAGGGGGAATCACGGCGGGGACCGGAAAAGGTTTCCTGAACATCATCGGAGGGCCCTTTGGCCCGACAGTGCTCCCCGGTGGGATACCCGCCGACGTGCTGGCGAGTTACGATTCGACGGGGGCCTTGACGCCAGCTCTTGCTGCCGCCCTTGGGTTCGACATGTCGATTGTGGTCAACTTCGGCGCGCCGCCCGCCGTGGGGGTTGGGGCCACTCCTTGGAACGCGGGTACCGAGGATCCCATTCACTTCACGGTGGTCCCAGAGCCGACGTCGATGCTCCTCTTCGGCACCATGCTGGTCGGTCTGGGTGCCGCGGGACGGCGCCGGCTCCGCCGCCGAGCCAAGTAG
- a CDS encoding type II toxin-antitoxin system Phd/YefM family antitoxin, with product MKTMPAGEFKARCLRVMEEVRKYRTPVVITKKGRPVAKLVPPDAPATDVFGCLAGSARIVGDIETPVVAAGTWKAGGRRRVARRARRSGARRAPR from the coding sequence ATGAAGACGATGCCGGCCGGCGAGTTCAAGGCGCGCTGCCTGCGCGTGATGGAGGAGGTCAGGAAGTACCGGACTCCGGTGGTGATCACCAAGAAGGGCCGACCGGTGGCCAAGCTCGTCCCCCCCGACGCGCCGGCAACCGATGTCTTCGGCTGCCTGGCCGGCTCGGCGCGAATCGTCGGTGATATCGAGACGCCCGTCGTCGCCGCCGGGACGTGGAAGGCGGGTGGCCGCAGACGCGTTGCGCGGCGAGCCAGGCGGTCCGGCGCCCGGCGGGCGCCACGGTGA
- the epsI gene encoding EpsI family protein: MRTWTRAALSCALLLGALLLLQLRSQGEAVAIRKTFDAFPETIGDWRGREATIFEMDVLNVLKVSDYLMRRYTDPSGRSLWLYIGYWASQRKGAQIHSPRNCLPGGGWEPVEASFLTIPLPAPHAPITVNRYLIQKDRDMQLVLYWYQSQGKAVAREVEAKVEMVRSAMLRNRTDGALVRVSSPIYGSAAETTEHLVHYVQALYPRLGEHLPE, from the coding sequence GTGAGGACCTGGACGCGCGCGGCGCTGTCCTGCGCGCTACTGCTCGGGGCGCTGCTCCTCCTGCAGCTCCGCTCGCAGGGCGAGGCAGTGGCGATCCGCAAGACCTTCGACGCCTTCCCCGAGACGATTGGCGACTGGCGGGGGCGCGAGGCCACCATCTTCGAGATGGACGTCCTCAACGTCCTCAAGGTGAGCGACTACCTGATGCGGCGCTACACGGACCCCTCGGGGCGGAGCCTGTGGCTCTACATCGGCTACTGGGCCTCGCAGCGCAAGGGGGCGCAGATCCACTCGCCGCGGAACTGCCTGCCGGGCGGCGGCTGGGAGCCGGTGGAGGCCTCCTTCCTGACCATTCCCCTGCCCGCCCCGCATGCCCCGATCACGGTGAACCGCTACCTGATCCAGAAGGACCGGGACATGCAGCTGGTGCTCTACTGGTACCAGTCGCAGGGCAAGGCGGTGGCCCGCGAGGTGGAGGCCAAGGTGGAGATGGTGCGCAGCGCGATGCTCCGCAACCGTACCGACGGGGCGCTGGTGCGCGTGTCGAGCCCGATCTACGGCAGCGCGGCCGAGACGACGGAGCACCTCGTCCACTACGTCCAGGCCCTCTACCCACGCCTCGGCGAGCACCTCCCGGAATGA
- a CDS encoding type II toxin-antitoxin system VapC family toxin, with protein MIVLDTHAWLWLCLEPRRLSRVAAAAIRRAAHDGGLAIASISLWEVAMMLVRGRVIPQGSPETWLGTLVDRSGVTVKEITPSIAALATHFPDTFPADPADRLIAATARAEGVPLVSRDARIRASRVVETIW; from the coding sequence GTGATCGTCCTCGACACGCACGCTTGGCTCTGGCTCTGCCTCGAGCCGCGGCGGCTGTCGCGCGTCGCGGCGGCCGCGATCCGGCGAGCCGCGCATGACGGCGGGCTCGCGATCGCCTCGATCAGCCTCTGGGAAGTCGCGATGATGCTCGTGCGGGGTCGCGTGATCCCCCAGGGATCGCCGGAGACCTGGCTCGGAACGCTGGTGGACCGCAGCGGAGTGACGGTCAAGGAGATCACGCCCTCGATCGCCGCGCTGGCGACGCACTTCCCCGACACCTTCCCCGCCGACCCCGCCGACCGGCTCATCGCCGCCACCGCGAGGGCCGAGGGGGTGCCTCTGGTCAGCCGCGATGCGCGCATCCGCGCGAGCAGGGTGGTCGAGACCATCTGGTGA
- a CDS encoding DegT/DnrJ/EryC1/StrS family aminotransferase, producing MAGFDRETLRLALERENIESRPLRKPMRLEPVFAQSPAYLSGVSEALFARGLRLPSGTGMSEEDLERVCTIP from the coding sequence GTGGCGGGATTCGACCGCGAGACCCTGCGCCTGGCCCTGGAGCGCGAGAACATCGAGAGCCGGCCGCTCCGGAAACCGATGCGCCTGGAGCCGGTCTTCGCGCAGAGCCCCGCCTACCTCAGCGGCGTCTCGGAGGCCCTGTTCGCCCGCGGGCTCCGCCTCCCCTCGGGCACCGGCATGAGCGAGGAGGACCTGGAGCGCGTCTGCACCATCCCGTAG
- a CDS encoding DegT/DnrJ/EryC1/StrS family aminotransferase produces MLLGRSAEEIARVRALATQPREPAPHYEHTAIGHNYRLSNIAAAIGRSQLTVLDDRVARRGAIFDHYVKRLGALPALAFMPDPPWA; encoded by the coding sequence ATGCTGCTCGGCCGCTCGGCGGAGGAGATCGCCCGGGTGCGCGCGCTCGCCACCCAGCCGCGCGAGCCCGCGCCCCACTACGAGCACACCGCGATCGGCCACAACTACCGCCTGAGCAACATCGCCGCCGCCATCGGCCGCAGCCAGCTCACGGTCCTCGACGACCGCGTGGCGCGGCGCGGGGCCATCTTCGACCATTACGTCAAGCGCCTGGGCGCGCTCCCCGCCCTCGCCTTCATGCCCGACCCCCCCTGGGCCTAA
- a CDS encoding PEP-CTERM sorting domain-containing protein, giving the protein MISSTTDLSAGVEDHVYWDSLSVDASPVPEPTTLLLWGTSLLGIAGLRRWRRRLQG; this is encoded by the coding sequence GTGATCTCCTCCACCACCGACCTTTCGGCGGGTGTGGAGGATCACGTGTACTGGGACAGCCTCAGCGTGGACGCTTCCCCCGTTCCGGAACCCACGACGTTGCTGCTCTGGGGGACGTCGCTGCTCGGGATCGCTGGCCTCCGGCGCTGGCGGAGGCGGTTGCAGGGCTAG
- a CDS encoding tetratricopeptide repeat protein has protein sequence MQDLTLLMVLVAVVVALAGGCARSPEARKARHLERGERYAKAEKYRDAIIEFRNVLRIDSANAQAIRQLGLAHFQLGEMGQAFRFLLRAQELEPDQLEVRLKLASIYLLGGKPDEARAQAEIVLERQPKNLEALVLAAGAASTPEGVEAAIRRLEAARADFGGQARLYLALAALHLKKRDVPAAERAFQEAVAREPKSVEAHLALANFLVGKRDASGAEREFKTAAELAPAGSPARVRLADFYLLLGRPEEAKKTLDEMTGKAPDFLPAWRRRAEIAFAEKKWDDAVKALDVVLKKSPSDIDGHLLRGRVHLAKRETTEAIQEFQKVLKAEPRLAPVRHQLALAHLQAGSPQQAKTELKEAVTLAPNFADAVLLLAELNIQAGAVQPAIEDLERLLARQPQLVQAHVLLGAAYLAKREPARAVEVYRKFAALLPKHPRGPYLIGMALLVQGKRAEAKKQFEASLALGPGFIEPLAQLVTFALAEKRPDAALDLVKNQIAAVPRSGWHQDLRGTVHLARGETALAETAYLKAIELEPRLLGPYVRVGSLYASSGKYEEALAKFGQALKVNPGEVRALMLTGVIHEHRGDFARAREAYEKAIAAAPRFAPAANNLAWIYSEHGGDQEKALQLAQMAKEVSPEDPRISDTLGWILHKRGIHQRALALLRDSASKLPDSPMIQYHLGMAALKAGDKEAAQRALTIAAKSPADFPGKGEARQALAAIK, from the coding sequence ATGCAAGACCTGACCCTGCTGATGGTGCTGGTGGCGGTGGTGGTAGCGCTGGCTGGCGGGTGCGCGCGCTCGCCCGAAGCCAGGAAGGCGCGCCATCTCGAGCGGGGCGAGCGCTACGCCAAGGCGGAGAAGTACCGCGACGCTATCATCGAGTTCCGCAACGTCCTCCGCATCGACAGCGCCAATGCGCAGGCCATCCGCCAGCTCGGGCTCGCCCACTTCCAGCTCGGCGAGATGGGGCAGGCCTTCCGCTTCCTCCTCCGGGCGCAGGAGCTGGAGCCGGACCAGCTGGAGGTGCGGCTCAAGCTGGCGAGCATCTACCTCCTCGGCGGCAAGCCGGACGAGGCCCGCGCCCAGGCCGAGATCGTGCTGGAGAGGCAGCCGAAGAACCTGGAGGCCCTCGTGCTGGCGGCGGGGGCGGCGAGCACTCCCGAGGGAGTGGAGGCGGCGATCCGGCGGCTCGAGGCGGCACGTGCCGACTTCGGCGGCCAGGCCCGCCTCTACCTGGCGCTTGCCGCCCTCCACCTGAAGAAGCGGGACGTGCCCGCCGCCGAGCGGGCCTTCCAGGAGGCTGTCGCCAGGGAGCCGAAGTCGGTCGAGGCGCACCTGGCGCTGGCCAACTTCCTCGTCGGCAAGCGGGATGCCTCCGGCGCCGAGCGTGAATTCAAGACGGCAGCCGAGCTCGCCCCCGCGGGGTCGCCAGCGCGGGTCAGGCTGGCCGACTTCTACCTCTTGCTGGGCCGGCCCGAGGAGGCAAAGAAGACGCTTGACGAGATGACCGGGAAGGCGCCCGACTTCCTGCCCGCCTGGCGCCGCCGTGCCGAGATCGCCTTCGCCGAGAAGAAGTGGGACGATGCCGTCAAGGCCCTCGACGTGGTCCTGAAGAAGAGCCCGTCCGACATCGACGGCCACCTGCTCCGCGGCCGCGTCCACCTGGCCAAGCGCGAGACGACGGAGGCGATCCAGGAGTTTCAGAAGGTGCTCAAGGCCGAGCCGCGCCTGGCGCCCGTGCGCCACCAGCTCGCGCTGGCGCATCTGCAGGCCGGGAGCCCCCAGCAGGCGAAGACGGAGCTGAAGGAGGCCGTGACCCTGGCCCCCAACTTCGCCGATGCCGTGCTGCTGCTGGCCGAGCTGAACATCCAGGCGGGAGCGGTGCAGCCGGCCATCGAGGATCTGGAGAGACTGCTCGCCAGGCAGCCGCAGCTCGTGCAGGCCCACGTGCTGCTGGGCGCGGCGTATCTGGCCAAGCGGGAGCCCGCCAGGGCCGTCGAGGTCTACCGCAAGTTCGCCGCGCTCCTGCCGAAACACCCGCGAGGCCCGTATCTCATCGGGATGGCACTCCTGGTCCAGGGCAAGCGCGCGGAGGCGAAGAAGCAGTTCGAGGCCTCGCTCGCCCTCGGTCCCGGGTTCATCGAGCCGCTCGCACAGCTCGTCACGTTCGCCCTCGCGGAGAAGCGACCCGATGCGGCGCTCGACCTGGTGAAGAATCAGATCGCCGCCGTGCCCAGGTCAGGCTGGCACCAGGACCTGCGCGGCACCGTCCACCTGGCGCGCGGGGAAACGGCGCTCGCCGAGACCGCCTACCTCAAGGCGATCGAGCTCGAGCCGCGTCTGCTCGGCCCCTATGTCCGGGTGGGCAGCCTCTACGCGAGCTCGGGCAAGTACGAGGAAGCGCTCGCCAAGTTCGGCCAGGCGCTGAAAGTGAACCCCGGCGAGGTCCGCGCGCTCATGCTCACCGGGGTCATCCACGAGCATCGAGGGGACTTCGCCAGGGCGCGGGAGGCGTACGAGAAGGCGATCGCCGCCGCCCCGCGCTTCGCGCCGGCCGCGAACAACCTCGCCTGGATCTACTCCGAGCACGGCGGCGACCAGGAGAAGGCACTCCAGCTCGCTCAGATGGCGAAGGAGGTCTCCCCCGAGGACCCACGCATCTCGGACACCCTGGGCTGGATCCTCCACAAGCGGGGTATTCACCAGCGGGCGCTCGCCCTTCTCCGCGACAGCGCGAGCAAGCTGCCCGACAGCCCGATGATCCAGTACCACCTGGGGATGGCCGCGCTGAAGGCCGGCGACAAGGAGGCGGCGCAGAGGGCGCTGACGATCGCCGCCAAGTCGCCGGCGGACTTCCCGGGAAAGGGCGAGGCCCGGCAGGCCCTGGCCGCCATCAAGTAG
- a CDS encoding PEP-CTERM sorting domain-containing protein: MEQVIAQVISSTTDLSAGVEDHMYWDNLSVDASPVPEPTTLLLWGTSLLGIAGLRRWRRRSQD; encoded by the coding sequence ATGGAGCAAGTCATCGCCCAGGTGATCTCCTCCACCACCGACCTTTCGGCGGGTGTGGAGGATCACATGTATTGGGACAACCTCAGCGTGGACGCTTCCCCCGTTCCGGAACCCACGACGTTGCTGCTCTGGGGGACGTCGCTGCTCGGGATCGCCGGCCTCCGGCGCTGGCGGAGGCGGTCGCAGGACTAG
- a CDS encoding tetratricopeptide repeat protein: protein MTILAGALVREQVGGTAARVGLLRGATLLLVVVLALAAGCARSPEARKARHLERGERYAKAEKYRDAIIEYRNVLRIESANPQAIRQLGLAHFALGEMGQAFRFLLRAQELEPDQLEVRLKLASIYLLGGKPDEARAQAEAVLEKQPKHLEALALAAGAATTPEGVEAAIARLEAARADFGGQARFHLALGALHLKKRDVPAAERAFQEAVAREPKSVEAHLALANFLVAKRDAPGAEREFKTAAELAPAGSPARVRLADFYLLLGRPEEAKKTLGEMTEKAPDFLPAWRRLAEIAFRERKWDEAVKALEVVLKKSPSDLDGHLLRGRVHLAKRETTEAVQEFQKVLKAEPRLAPVRYQLALAHLQAGSPQQAKTELKEAVTLAPNFADAVLLLAELNIKSGAAQPAIEDLERFLARHPNAAPALVLLGSAHLARREPARATEVYRRLVTLAPKDPRAVYLLGVGLLAQGKRAEGRKELEAALVLAPGFVDPLTQLVGLSFAEKQPDQAIERLRKQAVLLPKSGTHQFLLGEAHLARRERKLAEAAYLRAIELEPRLPGPYLQLGGLHAASGQFDQALARVTEALKVNPKNLGALMLAGVIHEQRGDIPRAREHYEKVLAGNPRFAPAANNLAWILSEHGGDKDKALALAQTAKELAPEDPQVSDTLGWIFYRRGLHQRALGLLKDSAAKLPGNPQIQYHLGMVSAAAGDKEAARQALAIAAAAPTSFPGQDEARKALAALE from the coding sequence ATGACCATCCTGGCGGGCGCACTGGTGCGGGAGCAGGTGGGCGGGACCGCGGCTCGCGTCGGGCTGCTCCGCGGCGCCACCTTGCTGCTCGTCGTGGTCCTGGCGCTGGCGGCCGGCTGCGCCCGCTCGCCCGAGGCCAGGAAGGCGCGCCATCTCGAGCGGGGCGAGCGCTACGCCAAGGCGGAGAAGTACCGCGACGCCATCATCGAGTACCGCAACGTCCTCCGCATCGAGAGCGCCAATCCGCAGGCCATCCGCCAGCTCGGGCTGGCCCACTTCGCCCTCGGCGAGATGGGGCAGGCCTTCCGCTTCCTCCTCCGGGCGCAGGAGCTGGAGCCGGACCAGCTGGAGGTGCGGCTCAAGCTGGCGAGCATCTACCTCCTTGGCGGCAAGCCGGACGAGGCGCGCGCCCAGGCGGAAGCGGTGCTGGAGAAGCAGCCCAAGCACCTCGAGGCCCTTGCCCTGGCGGCGGGGGCGGCGACCACGCCCGAGGGGGTCGAGGCGGCCATCGCCCGGCTCGAGGCGGCGCGTGCCGACTTCGGCGGCCAGGCCCGGTTCCACCTGGCCCTCGGCGCCCTCCACCTGAAGAAGCGGGACGTGCCCGCCGCCGAGCGCGCCTTCCAGGAGGCTGTCGCCCGGGAGCCGAAGTCGGTCGAGGCGCACCTGGCGCTGGCCAACTTCCTCGTCGCCAAGCGGGATGCCCCGGGCGCCGAGCGTGAATTCAAGACGGCAGCCGAGCTCGCCCCCGCGGGGTCGCCAGCGCGGGTCAGGCTGGCCGACTTCTACCTCTTGCTGGGCCGGCCCGAGGAGGCGAAGAAGACGCTCGGCGAGATGACCGAGAAGGCCCCCGACTTCCTCCCCGCCTGGCGGCGCCTGGCCGAGATCGCCTTCCGGGAACGGAAATGGGACGAGGCGGTCAAGGCCCTCGAGGTGGTGCTGAAGAAGAGCCCCTCGGATCTCGACGGGCATCTCCTCCGCGGCCGCGTCCACCTGGCGAAGCGGGAGACGACGGAGGCTGTCCAGGAGTTTCAGAAGGTGCTCAAGGCCGAGCCGCGGCTGGCGCCCGTCCGCTACCAGCTCGCGCTGGCGCACTTGCAAGCGGGCAGCCCCCAGCAGGCCAAGACGGAGCTGAAGGAGGCCGTGACCCTCGCCCCCAACTTCGCCGATGCCGTGCTGCTGCTGGCGGAGCTGAACATCAAGTCGGGCGCGGCGCAGCCGGCCATCGAGGACCTCGAACGCTTCCTCGCCCGCCACCCGAACGCCGCCCCGGCGCTGGTCCTCCTCGGCTCGGCCCATCTCGCCCGGCGCGAGCCCGCGCGGGCCACGGAGGTCTATCGGCGGCTCGTCACGCTGGCGCCGAAGGACCCGCGCGCGGTCTATCTCCTCGGCGTCGGCCTCCTCGCGCAGGGCAAGCGCGCCGAGGGGCGGAAGGAACTGGAGGCGGCGCTGGTCCTGGCCCCGGGCTTCGTGGATCCCTTGACCCAGCTCGTCGGCCTGTCCTTTGCCGAGAAGCAGCCGGACCAGGCGATCGAGCGGCTGCGGAAGCAGGCGGTGCTCCTGCCGAAGTCGGGCACGCATCAGTTCCTGCTGGGCGAGGCGCACCTGGCGCGCCGCGAGAGGAAGCTCGCCGAGGCCGCCTATCTCAGGGCCATCGAGCTCGAGCCGCGGCTGCCCGGGCCCTACCTCCAGCTCGGCGGCCTCCACGCCGCCTCGGGACAGTTCGACCAGGCCCTGGCCAGGGTCACGGAGGCCTTGAAGGTCAACCCGAAGAACCTGGGCGCCCTGATGCTCGCCGGCGTCATCCACGAGCAGCGGGGCGACATCCCGAGGGCGCGCGAGCACTACGAGAAGGTGCTGGCCGGCAATCCACGCTTCGCCCCCGCCGCCAACAACCTGGCCTGGATCCTCTCCGAGCACGGCGGGGACAAGGACAAGGCGCTGGCGCTGGCCCAGACGGCGAAGGAGCTGGCCCCGGAGGATCCGCAGGTCTCCGACACCCTCGGCTGGATCTTCTACCGGCGGGGCCTGCACCAGCGGGCGCTGGGCCTTCTCAAGGACAGCGCCGCCAAGCTGCCCGGCAACCCGCAGATCCAGTACCACCTCGGCATGGTGTCGGCCGCGGCCGGCGACAAGGAGGCCGCCCGCCAGGCGCTTGCCATCGCCGCCGCCGCGCCCACCTCCTTTCCCGGCCAGGACGAGGCCAGGAAGGCCCTCGCCGCGCTCGAGTAG
- a CDS encoding DUF4926 domain-containing protein, with protein MESEITMHDVVAPLEDLPARHFETGRPLLLRRGQVGTVVMTHDGTVFEVEFAGKDGRAYAILPVTASRLMILRDTPEHSVA; from the coding sequence ATGGAGAGCGAGATCACCATGCACGATGTGGTGGCCCCCCTCGAAGATCTGCCCGCCAGGCATTTCGAGACCGGGCGACCGCTCTTGCTGCGCCGCGGGCAGGTCGGCACCGTGGTCATGACCCACGATGGCACGGTGTTCGAGGTGGAGTTCGCCGGAAAGGATGGGCGCGCCTACGCCATCCTCCCTGTGACCGCCAGCCGGCTGATGATCCTGAGGGATACCCCCGAGCACTCAGTGGCCTAG
- the xrt gene encoding exosortase, giving the protein FMVPLPAILFYAVTFPLQSLAAQQAAWALDLLGVPVILDGNVIHLSQLTLGVTEACSGIRSLISLLGGAVAWAYLALPGGWLMLIFVVSTVPITILANAGRVISTGLIGQWFGVEYASGFFHTFSGWAVFVFAFACLFALHGLLRWARGRFARRRA; this is encoded by the coding sequence CTTCATGGTGCCGCTGCCGGCCATCCTCTTCTACGCGGTCACCTTCCCGCTGCAGTCGCTGGCCGCCCAGCAGGCGGCCTGGGCGCTCGATCTCCTGGGCGTGCCGGTCATCCTGGACGGCAACGTGATCCACCTGAGCCAGCTCACCCTGGGAGTGACGGAGGCCTGCAGCGGCATCCGCTCGCTCATCTCCCTCCTCGGGGGGGCCGTGGCGTGGGCCTATCTCGCCTTGCCGGGAGGCTGGCTGATGCTGATCTTCGTGGTCTCCACAGTGCCGATCACCATCCTCGCCAATGCGGGGCGCGTCATCTCGACGGGGCTCATCGGCCAGTGGTTCGGCGTGGAGTACGCCTCCGGCTTCTTCCACACCTTCTCGGGGTGGGCCGTCTTTGTCTTCGCCTTCGCTTGCCTCTTTGCCCTGCATGGCTTGCTGCGCTGGGCCCGGGGGCGGTTCGCGCGGCGGCGGGCGTGA
- a CDS encoding lectin, translating to MKRAKRTISFLAVGAMVLVASAVSDAAPMYNPATGHWYDTVPGGLQTWAAAEAGAVAMGGHLVTINDAAEQAWLLANGWGAPFFLWWIGFNDMASEGSFVWVSGEPVTYTNWAGGEPNDFGGSEDVVVMNWSASAGLWNDLPTSWTEATGLAELPASAVPEPTTLLLWGTTAVGLAVVRRLGHRRSP from the coding sequence GTGAAGAGAGCGAAAAGGACGATCTCCTTCCTCGCTGTCGGGGCCATGGTTCTCGTGGCTTCCGCCGTCTCAGACGCCGCCCCCATGTACAACCCGGCCACCGGACACTGGTACGACACAGTCCCCGGGGGCTTGCAAACCTGGGCCGCCGCGGAAGCCGGCGCCGTTGCGATGGGCGGCCATCTCGTCACCATCAACGACGCCGCAGAGCAGGCCTGGTTGCTCGCCAACGGCTGGGGTGCGCCCTTCTTCCTCTGGTGGATTGGGTTCAACGACATGGCCTCCGAAGGGAGCTTTGTCTGGGTGAGCGGCGAGCCTGTCACGTACACCAACTGGGCGGGGGGGGAACCGAACGACTTCGGGGGTAGTGAGGATGTGGTTGTGATGAACTGGTCTGCCTCGGCTGGCCTGTGGAATGATTTGCCTACATCGTGGACCGAGGCCACGGGCCTCGCCGAACTCCCCGCCAGCGCTGTCCCCGAGCCCACGACGCTGCTGCTCTGGGGCACGACGGCGGTGGGCCTCGCCGTCGTTCGCCGGCTGGGGCACCGCCGCTCGCCGTAG
- a CDS encoding helix-turn-helix transcriptional regulator, which yields MKALVEEELKALRVGVRLATLRQQKGLSQTQLAAKVGMSAPNISRIEGNPGHNLTLETMVKLFSALDYEVSFTCRPRRAPGKRPRARPSPTPR from the coding sequence ATGAAGGCGCTCGTCGAGGAGGAGTTGAAGGCGCTCCGGGTGGGTGTCCGGCTTGCCACGCTCCGCCAGCAGAAGGGTTTGAGCCAGACGCAGCTCGCCGCCAAGGTTGGCATGAGTGCGCCAAACATCTCGCGCATCGAGGGCAACCCAGGGCACAACCTCACCCTCGAGACCATGGTCAAGCTCTTCAGCGCGCTGGATTACGAGGTGTCCTTCACGTGTCGGCCTCGCCGCGCTCCGGGCAAGCGCCCCCGGGCCCGACCCTCGCCGACGCCTCGCTGA